The proteins below are encoded in one region of Bacteroidota bacterium:
- a CDS encoding helix-turn-helix domain-containing protein: MSDSLIKLPFRHSKGRDGGIEVLTFADLYRRQANLNHQITAPHSIGFYMLLYVDAGHGTHTVDFHKFDVAPHTLAVISKNQIQQFDPALALNGYIILITEDFIHRALFDLAGSVSRLLFEPVTTQAYFLRNAKTMLPHIERLTDEYTQGIDSPEQTPIMLRELGLILLKAERLRRAQLSSSLQQAEASPRLIAFRDLLQQHFVRHWTAQMYADALGFSKKTLGNLTRKHLHRSPKEVIDQRLLLEIKRMLVHTDLSIKEIAYQLGFEDPSNLNKFFKRVDGTTPSFFRRKGAPRHP, encoded by the coding sequence ATGTCTGATTCCCTGATCAAGCTGCCTTTCAGGCATTCAAAAGGACGCGATGGAGGCATCGAAGTGCTTACATTTGCCGACCTCTATCGGCGGCAAGCAAACCTGAACCATCAGATCACCGCACCACACAGCATTGGTTTCTACATGTTACTCTACGTAGACGCCGGCCATGGGACACATACGGTTGACTTCCACAAGTTTGATGTTGCACCACACACATTGGCGGTGATCAGCAAAAATCAGATCCAGCAGTTTGACCCGGCCCTGGCGCTTAACGGGTATATCATTCTGATTACCGAAGACTTTATCCACCGTGCGTTGTTTGATCTGGCGGGTTCTGTGAGCCGTCTTCTTTTTGAGCCCGTTACCACGCAAGCCTACTTTTTGCGCAATGCGAAGACCATGTTACCACACATCGAGCGTCTGACCGATGAATATACACAAGGTATAGACTCTCCCGAGCAAACCCCCATTATGTTGCGCGAACTGGGGCTGATTTTGCTCAAAGCAGAGCGGCTGCGCCGGGCACAGTTGAGTTCTTCCTTGCAACAGGCTGAAGCCTCGCCGCGATTGATCGCTTTCCGTGATTTACTACAACAGCATTTTGTAAGACACTGGACTGCCCAGATGTATGCTGATGCCCTCGGTTTCTCAAAAAAGACGCTCGGCAACCTCACCCGAAAACACCTCCACCGCTCACCTAAAGAAGTCATCGACCAGCGGTTACTGCTGGAGATCAAGCGTATGCTGGTCCACACCGATCTCTCCATCAAAGAAATTGCCTATCAGCTTGGCTTTGAAGACCCATCTAACCTGAACAAGTTTTTCAAGCGCGTTGATGGTACAACACCTTCGTTCTTCAGAAGAAAGGGGGCACCCCGCCATCCCTGA
- a CDS encoding serine hydrolase — MMRYLSILLALLLAACTGLPQAEPVPDTTFSAEQLEATIDQIVAEEMTATHLPGVAIVIVKEGKTVIKRGYGVADVSTGRPVDTEKTLFRIGSVTKALTGFGVSRLIDTGRLSYEADVAQYFDGIPNLNGGADPVTIWNLLTHTGGFDQPGLDRHIWSLDQSLDNRKAMRPSLSTFLENNLRRITPPGQIFRYDTYGITLAGEILGRVTNKSYADAMHQELFAPAGMENSFVEADKAHLPDVALGYGWIDSAYVAQPYEVYVTTPASSIDATPADMALLLEALTGDGVNSHGRVFSKAMADAILSPQYKPHPRFTGVTHNLWESPSVDPPDGPAVRSVGHGGSMLGFWTLMDIFVDKKVAVFMVTNRNFEAGGGPVNLGSRISQAVLKALYPESPTYPISAPVPLGNRNLEAYVGDYAAGTFCQSCSQAELARGAWMLHYNRVVTLAEEGLEIDEEIFLPSADEDVFIRQDRKQEVFFGRDAEGQVSFFMTSDGPATVERVPALTSLREGIETAYAMVQADSLTAAKGALDTGLLAAVEGGLHHEGSINAIGYHYLQNDNLPLALLFFQFNVEQFPTSWNVHDSLGEALALAGRLPEAITAYKRALTLNPQSEGSEAALRRLQNQ; from the coding sequence ATGATGCGTTATTTATCGATATTACTCGCGCTGCTCCTCGCAGCCTGCACAGGTTTGCCTCAAGCTGAGCCGGTGCCAGACACCACGTTCTCAGCTGAACAATTAGAAGCTACCATAGACCAGATTGTAGCGGAGGAAATGACAGCAACCCACTTGCCTGGTGTCGCCATAGTTATAGTAAAAGAAGGCAAAACGGTGATCAAACGCGGCTACGGTGTTGCGGATGTATCTACCGGCCGCCCTGTAGATACAGAAAAGACACTATTCCGCATCGGCTCCGTCACCAAAGCCCTCACTGGTTTTGGCGTTTCACGGCTGATTGATACGGGACGGCTTTCGTATGAGGCCGACGTGGCGCAATACTTCGATGGCATTCCGAACCTGAATGGCGGCGCAGATCCTGTGACCATATGGAATTTGCTTACGCATACCGGTGGCTTTGACCAGCCTGGCCTCGACCGGCATATCTGGTCCCTTGATCAATCGCTCGATAACCGTAAAGCCATGCGCCCCAGCCTCAGCACTTTTCTGGAGAACAACCTGCGCAGGATTACGCCGCCGGGGCAGATCTTTCGGTATGACACCTATGGGATCACCCTTGCTGGAGAAATACTTGGTCGGGTTACCAACAAATCTTACGCGGATGCCATGCACCAGGAGCTGTTTGCGCCGGCCGGTATGGAAAACAGTTTTGTCGAAGCAGACAAAGCGCACCTGCCAGACGTAGCGCTCGGCTACGGTTGGATTGACAGCGCCTACGTGGCACAACCGTACGAGGTTTATGTAACCACACCCGCCTCCTCTATCGACGCTACGCCCGCCGATATGGCGTTGCTCCTCGAAGCCCTCACCGGTGATGGTGTCAATTCGCATGGCCGGGTCTTCAGTAAAGCGATGGCTGATGCAATCCTTTCCCCACAGTACAAGCCTCATCCTCGCTTCACTGGCGTCACCCACAACCTGTGGGAATCGCCAAGCGTAGATCCACCCGATGGTCCCGCAGTCCGCTCGGTTGGTCACGGAGGAAGCATGCTGGGCTTCTGGACGCTGATGGACATCTTTGTTGACAAAAAAGTAGCCGTCTTTATGGTCACCAACCGCAACTTCGAAGCCGGCGGTGGCCCCGTGAACCTCGGCTCACGCATCAGCCAGGCTGTGCTCAAAGCCCTGTATCCAGAATCACCAACCTATCCGATTTCAGCCCCCGTCCCTTTGGGCAATCGCAATCTGGAAGCTTATGTGGGTGATTACGCTGCGGGGACCTTCTGCCAATCCTGTTCGCAAGCCGAATTGGCAAGAGGTGCATGGATGCTGCATTACAACCGGGTCGTTACCTTGGCTGAAGAAGGCCTGGAAATCGATGAGGAGATCTTTTTACCCTCTGCAGACGAAGATGTGTTTATACGGCAAGACCGCAAACAGGAAGTCTTTTTTGGGCGAGACGCTGAAGGACAGGTATCGTTTTTCATGACCAGCGATGGCCCCGCAACCGTTGAGCGCGTGCCGGCACTTACGTCGTTGCGGGAAGGTATAGAAACGGCCTACGCAATGGTTCAGGCGGACAGTCTCACTGCAGCAAAAGGGGCTTTGGATACCGGCTTGCTTGCTGCTGTTGAGGGCGGCTTGCACCACGAAGGCAGTATCAATGCCATCGGTTACCACTACCTGCAAAACGACAACCTGCCGTTAGCGCTGCTTTTTTTTCAATTCAACGTCGAGCAGTTTCCTACCTCGTGGAATGTGCATGATAGCCTGGGCGAAGCACTCGCGCTCGCAGGTCGGTTGCCAGAAGCGATCACGGCGTACAAACGCGCATTAACGCTCAACCCTCAAAGTGAAGGCAGCGAGGCTGCGCTGCGCCGGCTTCAAAATCAGTAG
- a CDS encoding LytTR family DNA-binding domain-containing protein: MRIFIVEDEPVIAQRLERLLRAEAPDGRLDIDRYATFEAAQHALAEDKVDVVFLDLNLNGKDGFDLVKNAVSGAFHTVVVSAHTERAIEAFEIGVLDFVGKPFNAARIRNTLDRINGARASHPAATLAVRSAGRVDLVPVAELAYVRAAGSYAELILRNGTVHIHSKSLEKLLSILPASFERIHRSYLVRLDNIAQVRVREGSRYTAVLTTGEKLPIGRTRVEAVKRRLGNA, from the coding sequence ATGCGCATATTCATTGTAGAAGATGAACCAGTCATTGCACAACGCCTCGAACGACTGTTACGTGCGGAGGCACCTGATGGCAGGCTAGACATAGACCGATATGCCACCTTTGAAGCAGCGCAGCACGCACTTGCGGAGGACAAGGTAGACGTTGTCTTCCTCGATTTGAATTTGAATGGCAAAGATGGGTTTGACCTGGTAAAAAACGCTGTATCAGGTGCTTTTCATACGGTGGTTGTATCTGCACACACGGAACGCGCCATTGAGGCTTTTGAGATAGGTGTGCTCGATTTTGTAGGCAAGCCGTTTAACGCGGCGCGTATCCGAAATACCCTCGATCGCATCAATGGCGCTCGCGCCAGCCATCCAGCAGCAACCCTTGCCGTTCGATCGGCCGGCCGCGTGGATCTGGTCCCTGTTGCAGAGCTTGCTTATGTCAGAGCTGCAGGATCTTATGCAGAACTGATCCTGCGCAACGGCACCGTACACATCCATAGCAAATCACTTGAAAAACTGCTTTCGATATTGCCTGCATCCTTTGAGCGCATTCACCGGTCCTACCTGGTGAGGCTTGATAACATCGCCCAGGTACGCGTTCGCGAAGGCAGCAGGTACACGGCCGTACTCACAACGGGCGAAAAACTACCCATCGGACGTACCCGGGTAGAGGCTGTAAAGCGCCGGCTTGGCAACGCATAA